In a single window of the Bactrocera dorsalis isolate Fly_Bdor chromosome 2, ASM2337382v1, whole genome shotgun sequence genome:
- the LOC105233901 gene encoding uncharacterized protein LOC105233901, translated as MASHLSWLVKLLFLLLMLARAPTIDTRPASAPPTVDLIAGNEFLKLLFERDESQRELHSGEHDDANERVVRGLQARSDSRGAVGERRVTRADHYQSTGDATTQSSDLGNRGAAARSLSYKSRNVQNEATATTTAKTTLASEEGKQVVKLVTSGSKIVFLEEYDDNDAIVDAVARDIDLKKETTQTHSKQTSKPIATEQVPMHVEANPSDEVKVVAVSVSSSSKRGGQSRTTTTNNQYHIADTVMSKQSNIFTETRAPMPHTDNMRQPHKQTPHDNSADKNQSADNMSAMTATATTTAPTAPMTASAATSTMDDFVNRSHKSEFSIEEAEPLTMSPQKLRGAPHAARANSPRSLHTPHAVSGRAVKMAANLDVVDSENSASTNIQNVLAAPLTQSASTRTATVTAPAAYQSGANKRNGTSAPINHSLANAARSHVNTQISGADDMSVGVMRDTSAAVAQVDAVNADMDEKLLPFQTVIYHNTKEGHGPQSRSISYSSLSQNVEDLHAWRHSGILAEAQRNVSESLKPLQRAQLAHNSEPAKFYSVPSKMYSEPSKFYSEPAKVYSEPSKVYGEPEKFYSEPAKVYGQPSKFYSEPAKVYSQPAKVYGEPAKTYWSPSAAGVAVTASPSTSSSTSSTTTTSTTTTRPGRYMPSRRPAIVSRIAFGEAQTSTTTPPQLSDEHPPVTISSISTNQHQQPHHTHHTRFHSHAHSHSHNSHGAHSSHSAHDSHSSVHAHAHTQANSQSNVETAAQPAQSQSLSQSHAAQSQPRRVLFNLDKLPYDLLNAPQSPQHLLDPDFSHSPPAAVTYSSPRQRQCLESAFSASLSQSALQQQQQQQRQYSSLSDQHSNQNAKGLPNRDLVKCVSKYNQPLAPSTATTESSHNGDDDNNDNDDSGGGGGLYTPTPEQNYEIEESVSVMTNGRAHGIQGNAAVTTTARPSFALRTTKFPSRGAIHHQQQQHQQQHYYHGNANTNANIDNNYDDNVAQVGGLDGGSDDDGIAGDGSKTGDGGDDDDAKVAYVVEGRNYRKYRVEEKTDDGFIVGEYGVVDHNDGNLRGVRYTADSTINRSLIHKALLTFLKLK; from the exons ATGTTGGCGCGAGCACCGACGATCGACACGCGGCCCGCCAGCGCACCACCAACAGTCGATCTCATTGCGGGGAATGAGTTTCTCAAGTTGCTTTTCGAACGTGATGAATCGCAGCGCGAACTGCACAGCGGTGAGCACGACGATGCCAACGAACGTGTGGTGCGCGGACTGCAGGCACGTAGCGACAGCAGAGGGGCTGTTGGCGAAAGGCGAGTGACGCGCGCCGATCATTACCAATCGACAGGCGATGCCACCACGCAGTCAAGTGATTTGGGTAATAGAGGCGCGGCGGCGCGTAGTCTTAGTTATAAGAGTCGTAATGTGCAGAACGAAGCGACAGCGACGACGACGGCGAAGACAACGCTAGCGAGCGAGGAGGGCAAACAAGTGGTGAAGTTGGTGACATCAGGTAGTAAAATTGTGTTCCTCGAAGAATACGACGACAATGACGCCATTGTGGATGCAGTGGCGCGTGACATTGatctaaaaaaagaaacaacacaaacacacagtaAACAGACATCAAAGCCAATAGCGACGGAACAAGTGCCCATGCATGTTGAAGCAAATCCTAGCGATGAAGTCAAGGTAGTGGCGGTGAGTGTGTCATCATCGAGCAAACGTGGTGGCCAAagtcgcacaacaacaacaaacaatcaaTATCACATAGCTGACACAGTTATGTCAAAACAGAGCAATATATTCACCGAGACACGTGCGCCAATGCCACACACAGACAACATGCGACAGCCGCACAAGCAAACACCACATGACAACAGCGCTGACAAAAACCAGAGCGCCGACAACATGTCCGCCATGACGgcaacagcgacaacaacagcGCCAACTGCGCCGATGACTGCATCGGCGGCTACCTCAACGATGGACGACTTTGTGAATCGCTCACACAAAAGTGAATTCTCCATTGAGGAAGCCGAACCGTTGACAATGTCGCCACAAAAATTGCGCGGCGCACCGCATGCAGCACGCGCGAATAGTCCACGCTCACTGCACACGCCACATGCCGTGAGTGGACGTGCCGTTAAAATGGCTGCCAACCTGGATGTGGTCGACTCGGAGAATAGCGCTTCGACCAATATACAAAACGTATTGGCAGCGCCACTGACGCAGTCCGCTTCCACACGCACCGCTACTGTCACCGCACCAGCTGCATATCAGAGTGGCGCGAACAAACGTAATGGCACGTCCGCGCCCATAAATCACAGCCTGGCAAATGCAGCGCGCTCACATGTCAACACGCAAATTAGCGGTGCTGATGACATGAGCGTTGGCGTTATGCGCGACACGTCCGCAGCGGTGGCGCAAGTTGATGCCGTCAACGCTGATATGGATGAGAAATTGTTGCCCTTCCAAACGGTGATCTATCACAATACCAAGGAAGGACATGGCCCGCAGTCCCGCTCAATATCGTATAGTTCGTTGTCACAGAATGTGGAAGATTTGCATGCGTGGCGACACTCGGGCATTTTGGCCGAAGCGCAGCGCAATGTTAGCGAGAGTTTAAAACCCTTACAACGTGCACAATTGGCGCACAATTCAGAGCCGGCAAAGTTTTATTCGGTGCCATCGAAAATGTACAGCGAACCGTCGAAGTTTTACTCCGAACCAGCTAAAGTATATTCGGAGCCGTCTAAAGTTTACGGCGAGCCCGAAAAGTTTTATTCCGAACCCGCTAAGGTATATGGACAACCATCGAAGTTTTATTCCGAACCAGCAAAGGTATACTCACAGCCTGCCAAAGTCTATGGTGAACCGGCGAAAACTTATTGGTCGCCAAGCGCCGCTGGTGTCGCCGTAACGGCTTCACCGTCTACGTCAAGCTCCACAAGCAGCACAACTACAACCTCAACCACGACTACACGCCCTGGGCGTTATATGCCCTCACGCCGACCCGCCATTGTGTCACGCATCGCTTTCGGTGAGGCGCAAACCTCAACAACAACGCCGCCACAGCTTTCAGATGAACACCCACCAGTCACAATATCGTCAATATCCACTAACCAGCATCAACAGCCACACCACACGCATCACACACGTTTCCACTCGCATGCGCATAGCCATAGTCACAACAGTCACGGTGCGCATAGTTCGCATAGTGCACATGATTCACATAGTTCGGTGCATGCACACGCGCATACTCAAGCCAACAGTCAGTCCAACGTCGAAACAGCCGCGCAACCTGCTCAATCGCAATCACTATCACAGTCACATGCGGCACAATCGCAACCACGTCGGGTACTCTTCAACTTGGATAAATTGCCGTATGATTTATTGAATGCGCCGCAATCACCGCAACATCTCTTGGATCCCGACTTCTCGCACAGTCCACCGGCGGCTGTTACCTACTCATCGCCACGGCAACGCCAATGCTTGGAGTCCGCCTTCTCGGCGTCGTTGTCTCAATCAGccttgcaacagcaacagcagcagcaacgtcAATATTCGTCATTGTCGGACCAACATTCTAATCAAAATGCCAAAGGATTGCCTAATCGAG ATCTAGTCAAGTGTGTTTCCAAATACAACCAACCATTAGCCCCATCAACGGCGACAACAGAGAGCAGCCACAATGGCGACGACGACAATAACGATAACGACgacagcggcggcggcggcggcttGTATACGCCGACCCCAGAGCAAAATTACGAAATTGAAGAGTCCGTAAGTGTTATGACAAACGGACGAGCCCACGGTATACAAGGCAATGCGGCGGTGACTACAACGGCCAGACCATCATTTGCACTGCGCACCACGAAATTCCCCAGTCGGGGTGCGATacaccatcaacaacaacagcaccaacaacaacattactATCACGGCAACGCCAACACAAATGCCAATATAGACAACAACTATGATGATAATGTGGCGCAGGTTGGTGGTTTGGATGGCGGCAGCGATGACGATGGCATTGCTGGGGATGGCAGTAAAACCGGCGACGGCGGCGACGACGACGATGCCAAGGTGGCGTATGTGGTCGAGGGACGCAACTATCGCAAGTATCGCGTAGAGGAGAAGACCGACGACGGTTTCATTGTTGGCGAGTACGGTGTGGTGGACCATAATGATGGTAATTTACGTGGCGTACGTTACACCGCCGATTCCACCATCAATCGCAGTCTGATACACAAGGCGTTGTTGACATTTCTTAAGCTCAAGTAG